A genome region from Penicillium psychrofluorescens genome assembly, chromosome: 3 includes the following:
- a CDS encoding uncharacterized protein (ID:PFLUO_004465-T1.cds;~source:funannotate): MPPSMTTHTVADNGIEVTTSSEKRTSTYDAEMAKPRDLGNAAGQLEEIKDFKQGLHQRHIQMIALAGTVGTGLFLSSGRAIVTAGPLGAFIAYSVIGLMVASVVFGVGEMGALAPLNGGLIRYAEIFCDPALAFANGWNQVYSYIVSIPAEIVAAAVLIEFWTTINNAVWITVFGVLMIATALMFVRIYGELEFGFSILKIMLVIGINLMALVITCGGGPNHKSIGFAYWKAPYGPMAQYLGIPGSLGRFLGFWKTFDNALYAYSGIENITVAAAETRSPRHAIPMAARRIFVRILLFYVISIFMVGLVVASTDDSLLGSSGTATQSPFVIAAHDAGIKIVPSIINAVVLTSAWSSGNSNMLGGSRILYGMAVYGHAPAVFKRINRFGIPYAAVSLYGLFMALGYMTLSSSASTVFTWLQDLVSISTLVNWICICIVYLRFLYGCKKQGIDRHKELPWAAPFQPFSTWVSLTVFFLLFFTGGFTTFIHGQWSTETFISSYFNLPFIVIIYFGYKFWMKTKIIPLAEIPIRPFIESYQNNPEPEPKPKRGLRRLNILWA; encoded by the coding sequence ATGCCACCTTCTATGACAACCCATACTGTGGCAGACAATGGCATTGAGGTCACAACTTCCTCTGAGAAGAGGACCTCCACCTACGACGCCGAGATGGCAAAACCTCGTGATCTGGGGAATGCTGCTGGTCAACTTGAAGAGATCAAGGACTTCAAACAAGGTCTTCACCAGCGACATATCCAGATGATTGCCCTTGCTGGCACAGTTGGCACCGGCCTTTTTCTCAGCTCTGGGAGAGCCATTGTGACGGCTGGCCCATTGGGTGCATTTATTGCATACTCTGTGATAGGCCTCATGGTGGCAAGTGTTGTCTTCGGCGTTGGAGAGATGGGAGCGCTGGCTCCTCTTAATGGTGGTTTGATCCGATATGCAGAGATCTTCTGTGACCCTGCTCTTGCATTTGCCAATGGATGGAACCAAGTTTACTCCTACATCGTCTCTATCCCAGCCGAAATCGTTGCTGCCGCCGTTCTCATCGAGTTCTGGACCACTATCAACAATGCGGTTTGGATCACTGTGTTTGGAGTCTTGATGATCGCTACCGCCCTGATGTTCGTTCGAATCTACGGAGAACTCGAATTCGGGTTCTCAATCCTCAAAATCATGCTCGTGATTGGTATTAACCTAATGGCCCTGGTGATTACATGCGGTGGAGGGCCGAACCATAAGTCAATTGGCTTCGCCTACTGGAAAGCCCCATACGGACCTATGGCTCAGTATCTGGGGATTCCTGGCTCCCTGGGTCGCTTCTTGGGGTTCTGGAAAACATTCGACAACGCGCTCTACGCTTATTCGGGCATTGAGAACATCACCGTTGCGGCAGCGGAGACCCGATCTCCCCGTCATGCCATTCCTATGGCAGCACGCCGTATATTCGTCCGTATCTTGCTCTTTTACGTCATCTCAATCTTTATGGTCGGCCTGGTGGTGGCATCTACCGACGATTCTCTCCTAGGATCATCTGGAACAGCTACTCAATCACCATTTGTCATTGCTGCTCATGACGCTGGCATTAAAATCGTCCCCTCGATCATCAATGCGGTTGTTCTCACCTCAGCCTGGTCATCGGGTAACTCCAATATGCTTGGCGGGTCTCGAATCCTCTACGGAATGGCAGTTTATGGACATGCTCCCGCTGTTTTCAAGCGTATCAACCGCTTCGGCATCCCCTATGCGGCAGTCTCTCTCTATGGCTTGTTCATGGCCCTCGGGTATATGACTCTATCCAGCTCGGCAAGCACAGTGTTTACCTGGTTGCAAGATCTCGTTTCTATCTCTACTCTGGTGAATTGGATCTGTATCTGCATTGTCTATTTGCGATTCCTCTACGGTTGCAAGAAGCAAGGGATCGATCGTCACAAGGAACTCCCGTGGGCGGCGCCCTTTCAGCCATTTTCGACCTGGGTCTCATTGACcgtgttttttcttcttttcttcaccGGAGGATTCACAACCTTTATACACGGGCAGTGGAGCACCGAAACCTTTATCTCGAGCTACTTCAACTTGCCATTTATTGTGATCATCTATTTCGGCTACAAGTTCTGGATGAAGACCAAGATCATCCCGCTGGCGGAAATCCCTATTCGACCTTTCATCGAAAGCTACCAGAACAATCCCGAGCCAGAGCCCAAGCCTAAGCGTGGTCTCCGGAGGCTTAATATATTATGGGCTTGA
- a CDS encoding uncharacterized protein (ID:PFLUO_004467-T1.cds;~source:funannotate), with product MIETRNRVWWTAYALESNLLRHCQKQGARKIVVRLLAMKGALTKWWNSLPSDALNDQTLDSTHVRSAMHLRLEYCLIRMFVGRPFLLKQVTSDSNTSSPAHSNDTTESHPKVTEGEPHRSTLGRNDLINDCIQAANEALGICQRLRDSGIGLARASYIEYSSCRASLLVLIAYSIQNFSDQFRKPLCDGLTMIREMSAAGESARSEVSLIESLERALARLQTAAKHRQLGDIQGNPMSDYEAFKKWGANLGERSESRSSGSAPDPLACQVGETGSSSNQSMAFDSYPTPLFTIDGYIFDGIDPSIEMSMFGNESLSPSVGWPTYNEAQVVGQFLTDPTFVTDERI from the exons ATGATCGAAACTCGCAACCGTGTCTGGTGGACAGCATATGCGCTAGAGAG CAACCTTCTGCGGCATTGCCAAAAGCAAGGGGCACGCAAGATTGTCGTGCGTttgttggcgatgaagggTGCTCTCACAAAATGGTGGAACTCCCTCCCGAGTGATGCTCTAAACGACCAAACACTGGATTCCACGCATGTTCGCTCGGCAATGCATTTAAGACTGGAATACTGTTTGATTCGGATGTTTGTCGGAAGACCCTTCCTTCTCAAACAAGTAACATCGGACTCCAACACAAGTTCACCTGCTCATTCGAACGATACCACCGAAAGTCACCCCAAGGTGACCGAGGGAGAGCCACATAGATCCACGCTAGGTCGAAACGACTTAATCAACGACTGCATTCAGGCAGCGAACGAGGCACTGGGTATTTGCCAGCGATTACGAGATAGCGGAATAGGTCTTGCACGAGCCTCGTACATCGAATATAGCTCGTGTCGGGCGTCTTTGCTCGTGCTGATTGCCTACTCAATCCAAAACTTCTCTGATCAATTCCGCAAGCCCTTATGTGACGGATTGACCATGATTCGTGAAATGTCAGCAGCAGGGGAATCAGCGAGATCAGAAGTGTCATTGATTGAATCACTCGAGCGGGCGCTTGCTCGCTTACAAACTGCAGCAAAACATAGGCAGTTGGGGGATATTCAGGGAAACCCGATGTCGGATTACGAGGCTTTCAAGAAATGGGGAGCAAACTTGGGCGAAAGAAGCGAGTCCCGCTCGTCTGGCTcggctccagatcctctGGCTTGCCAGGTTGGAGAAACTGGTTCGTCATCTAATCAGTCTATGGCCTTTGACTCATATCCCACTCCTTTGTTCACCATTGATGGCTATATTTTCGATGGCATCGATCCTTCGATTGAGATGTCCATGTTCGGCAACGAAAGTTTGTCTCCCTCCGTTGGGTGGCCTACATACAACGAGGCACAAGTGGTTGGGCAATTTCTCACCGATCCTACCTTCGTGACCGATGAAAGAATATGA
- a CDS encoding uncharacterized protein (ID:PFLUO_004462-T1.cds;~source:funannotate) yields the protein MASGEPSYIDYEAFLDPEFSPASFANSLVQSTNNATDTPLDLSTPLSRVLFDLQEIDTHIHALTTKSALPLLAHTESQTAAAENVLKEAGSQIASVSQGYERLETEVLRKWEAAEEARIAAEKSLETVRLGRAVARCLTLGRQLESQVAEITGRGGGAAAGGADKTVASGKDSFRALERAAYTILSLRQMLTASKEGEEGYGLDRVKVIRTLRGEFVIPAENMIKARAQQTINRFSLTTTTSNASNGQSVQSGYKQARDARARLATAASTLYLLSPMPRGTASVSVAEYKPELLLSTLQGYMHTAIMTSANNLAKALSQLPTLDRTLGDISSRCQDIVALETILRGLRPPAHPLLATPHDDQPSISESESETTASPNKANLLQLLLQALDTSSLPSYFWRSLASSLTSRVQEIVSRGGVSARTLRSNRERLKSEIKECVLRASEVSASSHLADKGRATATTPVGGGSWEREAAVMVSSVLGPLGR from the coding sequence ATGGCCTCGGGCGAGCCATCTTACATAGACTATGAGGCCTTCCTAGACCCCGAGTTCTCGCCGGCCTCATTCGCCAACTCGCTGGTTCAGAGCAccaacaatgccaccgaCACGCCACTGGATCTGTCCACTCCGCTGTCGCGGGTCCTGTTCGACCTCCAGGAGATCGATACCCACATCCATGCATTGACGACCAAATCCGCGCTCCCGCTTCTGGCGCACACAGAAAGccagaccgccgccgcagagaACGTGCTCAAAGAAGCAGGCAGCCAGATTGCCTCCGTCAGCCAGGGGTACGAACGGCTGGAGACCGAGGTGCTGCGGAAATGGGAGGCCGCTGAAGAAGCCCGCATCGCCGCAGAAAAATCGCTTGAGACTGTCCGACTGGGCCGCGCGGTGGCTCGGTGTCTGACCCTGGGCCGACAGCTGGAAAGTCAGGTTGCCGAAATCACTGGtcgaggcggtggtgctgccgccggcggcgcgGATAAAACGGTGGCCAGTGGGAAGGACAGCTTCCGAGCGCTGGAGCGGGCCGCGTATACGATCCTGAGCTTGCGGCAGATGCTCACGGCGTCcaaggaaggagaggaaggctACGGCCTCGACCGGGTTAAGGTCATTCGCACGCTGCGCGGCGAGTTTGTGATTCCCGCGGAGAACATGATCAAGGCACGAGCGCAGCAGACCATCAACCGGTTCTCAttgaccaccaccaccagcaatgCCTCCAACGGTCAATCCGTGCAGTCGGGCTACAAACAAGCACGAGACGCACGGGCCCGactggccaccgccgcgtCAACTCTATATCTACTGTCGCCCATGCCGAGGGGCAcggcctcggtctcggtcgCCGAGTACAAGCCAGAGCTCCTCCTGTCGACGCTGCAGGGCTACATGCACACGGCGATCATGACGTCCGCGAACAATCTCGCCAAGGCCCTCTCGCAGCTTCCAACGCTCGACCGGACGCTAGGCGACATCTCCTCGCGATGCCAGGATATCGTCGCGCTGGAGACCATCCTCCGAGGTCTTCGTCCCCCAGCCCATCCTCTACTGGCTACTCCTCATGACGACCAACCGTCCATCAGcgagtccgagtccgaaACTACTGCCAGCCCCAACAAAGCGaatctcctccagctgctcctccaAGCGCTCGACACCTCATCGCTCCCCTCCTATTTCTGGCGCTCCCTCGCCTCCTCCCTCACCTCGCGCGTGCAGGAAATCGTCAGCCGCGGCGGAGTCTCTGCACGCACGTTGCGATCGAATCGCGAACGCCTAAAGAGCGAAATCAAGGAGTGCGTGCTCCGTGCCTCCGAGGTTTCTGCCAGTAGTCATCTGGCTGACAAGGGGCGGGCAACGGCCACGACGCCCGTGGGGGGAGGCAGCTGGGAGCGCGAagcggcggtgatggtgagcTCGGTGCTCGGGCCGCTGGGACGGTAG
- a CDS encoding uncharacterized protein (ID:PFLUO_004463-T1.cds;~source:funannotate) gives MASFLPVNNSTPEDHPMDGATTPRATSNGAPASPAGSAPELHPDVNSQTVDRGAEGQAVSSHTRTSSTATDDPMHDDSEDGTDQEGEPGGSGPPSKKKKGQRFFCTDFPPCNLSFTRSEHLARHIRKHTGERPFQCHCSRRFSRLDNLRQHAQTVHVNEEIPGDSLAATGTRFQRQVRTDRVRPPARVRAGTVGSQGGHSRGHSRNLSTSSITSTGSTYSQPQELRRRPPPLIMANDPTSRSRLPLDAMGEPPTTPPGQVRGGAPFGSPYTPSVFSTGAGSPHQFQSPMSATRRGFWDGKTASRRLSVPTGSNPFMTQHGPAYPPSYTTSPASSAFPTSAGVFPSPTSTNYSVSRDENTLSAAEAEMRRRTWHPSTYSGFARPATSGLSNYPAPDTIPAPLSGNGSSEQTTRLPGIESFDKVVSQHRPLTPPTRKASPMQIDSHHRPPPPPSHGFGSGYTYNQPGVRPPPPMSGPGHRRGHVSWDMSLHTGITGLDIRDRNSSRDWSQQTIAELQNVSSRPSSSYQPSLGPMAEKSPEEQRSHHHCTHSFSSANRPTRTSPEDSSSSESVHTPSAASIEYHPAIVHSSGYVEPHESSLPSDHSAPPICGRRSSNADGYRAPPAREPRSEMFPDPSARNAGMGRLEALVAVATSENKGAAKLFL, from the exons ATGGCATCCTTCCTGCCCGTGAACAACTCGACGCCAGAGGATCACCCCATGGACGGCGCGACCACTCCCCGTGCAACCTCCAACGGCGCGCCAGCCTCCCCGGCGGGGTCCGCCCCGGAGCTGCACCCGGACGTCAACTCCCAGACCGTCGACCGCGGGGCAGAGGGACAAGCAGTGTCCTCACACACCAGAACATCGTCGACAGCGACCGACGACCCGATGCATGACGACTCTGAAGATGGAACCGACCAGGAAGGCGAGCCCGGAGGCTCTGGCCCGccatccaagaagaagaaaggccAGCGCTTCTTCTGTACCGATTTCCCACCGTGCAACCTAAGCTTCACGCGCAGCGAACATCTCGCGCGGCATATCCGCAAGCACACGGGCGAGCGGCCCTTTCAGTGTCACTGTTCCCGACGGTTCTCTCGACTGGATAATCTGCGACAACATGCTCAGACCGTACATGTCAACGAGGAGATCCCGGGGGATTCGCTGGCGGCCACTGGCACCCGGTTCCAGCGCCAGGTCAGGACAGACCGAGTCCGGCCGCCGGCTCGCGTACGAGCAGGAACAGTGGgcagccagggcggccaCAGCCGTGGTCATAGTCGGAACCTAtccacctccagcatcacctcAACCGGCTCGACATACAGCCAACCCCAGGAGCTTCGACgacgccctcctccgctgATCATGGCCAACGATCCCACATCTCGGTCCCGGTTACCGCTGGATGCGATGGGAGAGCCACCCACTACGCCTCCGGGCCAAGTCCGCGGTGGCGCCCCCTTCGGTTCTCCCTACACTCCATCTGTCTTTTCCACGGGCGCTGGCAGCCCTCATCAATTTCAATCGCCCATGTCGGCCACCCGCCGTGGTTTCTGGGATGGCAAGACCGCGAGCCGTCGCCTCTCCGTGCCCACCGGCAGCAACCCTTTTATGACACAGCATGGCCCTGCATATCCTCCCTCGTACACCACCTCACCAGCTAGCTCGGCCTTTCCAACTTCTGCGGGCGTGTTCCCTAGCCCGACCAGTACCAACTACTCGGTTTCCCGAGATGAGAACACCCTCAGCGCAGCCGAGGCGGAGATGCGCCGGCGAACGTGGCATCCATCGACCTACTCGGGATTTGCACGCCCAGCCACTAGTGGTCTGAGTAACTATCCTGCGCCGGACACCATCCCGGCTCCGTTGAGCGGGAATGGATCGTCAGAGCAGACAACCCGGTTGCCCGGCATCGAGAGTTTCGACAAGGTCGTCTCCCAGCATCGTCCTCTGACTCCTCCCACCCGAAAAGCCAGTCCGATGCAGATTGATAGCCATCATCGCCCACCGCCCCCGCCGAGCCACGGCTTCGGGTCGGGCTACACCTACAACCAGCCAGGGGtgcgcccaccaccgcccatgTCTGGACCAGGCCATCGCCGGGGCCATGTCTCGTGGGACATGTCCCTGCACACCGGGATTACGGGGCTGGATATCCGAGACCGCAATTCCTCCCGAGACTGGAGCCAGCAGACCATAGCCGAACTCCAGAATGTCTCGTCCcggccatcctcctcctACCAACCCTCTCTCGGCCCAATGGCAGAAAAGAGCCCCGAAGAACAGCGCAGCCACCACCATTGCACCCACAGTTTCTCATCGGCCAACCGGCCCACCCGCACATCTCCCGAGGATTCTAGCAGCAGCGAAAGCGTCCAcactccctccgccgcctcgaTCGAGTATCACCCGGCGATAGTGCACAGCAGCGGGTATGTCGAGCCGCACGAGTCCTCGCTGCCCTCCGACCACAGCGCCCCACCG ATCTGTGGTCGTCGCTCGTCTAATGCCGATGGATATCGCGCTCCACCGGCGCGCGAGCCCCGCTCCGAGATGTTCCCGGACCCGTCTGCCCGGAATGCAGGCATGGGTCGTCTTGAGGCTCTGGTGGCTGTCGCTACGAGCGAGAATAAAGGGGCAGCCAAGTTGTTCCTGTAA
- a CDS encoding uncharacterized protein (ID:PFLUO_004464-T1.cds;~source:funannotate) — protein MTLSNGATPPTAGTSKCLPTVTPGECFWQIARDELSDHRSTDQLPEHSDIVIIGAGYAGVSTAYHLMKEGAATKTIAILEARGACSGATGRNGGHCRPDFYGHIPTYMDRAGDRAGAEIAEFEIANLRALKKVIEQENIDCDFTLARSVDVWCNEESATKAKAVYDRVVAAGFEYMEDAVFYTGDQVEGICGVKGAKGCASFTAGTMFPFKFISHLIRGLLAAGVNLQTHTPVTSITPDPQGGFIVETLRGKMHAGNVVHASNAYVSGLLPEYSKNIIPCKGICCRITVPEGVTPPLLNNSYINRAEDNTLSYFVPRADGSIIVGGAAAVFRPFKHQWYDNVDDSVLIDSAKDYYDGYMQRTYRGWEDTGAKVDKIWTGVMGYSYDSNPHIGHVPEKKGQFIIAGFNGHGMPVVWLAAKELAKMVANDVPFEDTSMPRLFQTSQFRIDRAQAGKEEDGDILGTGKLAATRP, from the exons ATGACTCTCTCCAACGGTGCCACCCCTCCCACTGCCGGCACATCCAAGTGTCTGCCTACCGTAACCCCTGGCGAGTGCTTTTGGCAAATAGCTCGTGATGAGCTCAGCGATCACCGATCGACAGACCAATTGCCCGAGCACAGTGATATAGTGATCATTGGTGCGGGTTATGCGGGTGTCAGCACAGCATACCATCTCATGAAGGAGGGCGCCGCGACAAAGACGATTGCTATATTAGAAGCCCGAGGCGCATGTTCGGGGGCAACCGGCCGCAACGGGGGCCATTGCAGACCCGATTTCTATGGCCATATTCCGACATACATGGACCGCGCAGGGGATCGGGCGGGGGCTGAGATTGCCGAATTCGAGATAGCCAATCTTCGTGCActgaagaaggtcatcgagCAGGAGAATATCGATTGCGATTTCACTCTTGCGCGGTCGGTCGATGTCTGGTGTAACGAGGAGTCCGCGACGAAAGCCAAAGCAGTCTACGATAGGGTCGTTGCGGCCGGCTTCGAGTACATGGAGGATGCCGTTTTTTATACCGGCGACCAAGTCGAAGGG ATCTGCGGCGTCAAGGGCGCCAAAGGGTGTGCCAGCTTTACTGCCGGCACCATGTTTCCTTTCAAATTTATCAGCCATCTGATTCGAGGACTCCTTGCAGCCGGGGTTAATCTACAAACACATACACCGGTCACATCCATTACACCAGATCCGCAAGGCGGGTTCATTGTGGAGACACTTCGAGGCAAGATGCACGCAGGGAACGTCGTTCACGCCAGCAATGCCTATGTCTCTGGGCTACTCCCAGAGTACAGCAAGAACATCATTCCTTGCAAGGGTATCTGCTGTAGAATCACTGTTCCGGAGGGGGTTACACCACCACTTCTCAACAATTCCTATATCAACCGAGCCGAAGACAATACGCTTTCTTATTTTGTCCCCCGTGCGGATGGCAGCATTATCGTGGGTGGTGCCGCTGCCGTATTCCGGCCATTCAAACACCAGTGGTACGATAACGTGGACGACAGCGTCCTGATCGACTCCGCCAAGGATTACTACGATGGATATATGCAGCGAACGTATCGTGGATGGGAAGATACCGGTGCCAAGGTGGACAAGATTTGGACAGGTGTCATGGGCTATTCGTATGACTCGAATCCCCATATCGGACACGTTCCTGAGAAGAAAGGTCAGTTTATCATAGCTGGTTTCAACGGGCATGGTATGCCAGTCGTCTGGCTAGCAGCAAAGGAACTGGCCAAGATGGTTGCCAACGATGTTCCCTTTGAAGACACCAGCATGCCCCGTCTATTCCAGACAAGTCAATTCCGCATTGATCGCGCTCAGGctgggaaggaagaggatggtgatATTCTTGGGACTGGCAAATTGGCAGCTACTAGACCTTGA
- a CDS encoding uncharacterized protein (ID:PFLUO_004466-T1.cds;~source:funannotate) — protein sequence MGTGKHVVFDVVGTCVSFDAFYNCIDRVIGDKLLAKNITARSFGFTWMTAAELEFTFLSISERYRPYKDVITALFFRTLYMVGVESPRTFATEAERDQCVQGYSELELRPGTSDCFAILRNAGFTVWCLTTGDTKRVRGYFERAGVDMPLENFISCDTQGVAKPALAAYRPALAKFAPDDVKWFAAAHMWDVSAAVKVGFRGAYCTIYEQESCEEIFDTKMEVLEETLPLMAKRIVEASV from the coding sequence ATGGGCACCGGAAAGCATGTGGTATTCGATGTCGTTGGGACATGCGTCTCCTTCGATGCATTTTACAACTGCATCGACCGCGTCATTGGCGACAAACTCCTCGCAAAAAACATTACTGCTCGCTCCTTCGGATTTACCTGGATGACAGCCGCCGAGTTGGAATTTACTTTCCTGTCAATCTCAGAGCGCTACCGACCTTACAAGGACGTTATTACAGCTTTATTCTTCCGGACACTGTATATGGTCGGAGTCGAGTCCCCAAGAACATTCGCGACAGAGGCGGAGCGCGATCAGTGTGTTCAGGGATATTCGGAGCTGGAGCTCAGGCCGGGAACAAGCGATTGCTTTGCGATATTGAGAAACGCTGGATTTACCGTCTGGTGCTTGACCACCGGGGATACTAAGCGGGTTCGCGGGTACTTTGAGCGTGCAGGCGTGGATATGCCGCTTGAAAACTTCATCAGCTGTGACACGCAGGGAGTGGCCAAGCCTGCTTTGGCAGCGTACAGGCCGGCTCTCGCCAAATTTGCTCCTGACGATGTAAAGTGGTTTGCAGCTGCGCATATGTGGGATGTGTCGGCTGCCGTCAAGGTTGGCTTCCGTGGTGCCTACTGCACGATATATGAGCAGGAGTCCTGCGAGGAGATTTTTGACACTAAGATGGAAGTTTTGGAGGAAACACTGCCGCTGATGGCGAAGAGGATAGTGGAAGCTTCTGTTTGA